Proteins from one Haliaeetus albicilla chromosome 4, bHalAlb1.1, whole genome shotgun sequence genomic window:
- the LOC138685034 gene encoding basic helix-loop-helix transcription factor scleraxis-like, with protein sequence MKAAGGAAAAGAGGGRRRRRGGGGGGGGGGGGGGGGGRRAAANARERDRTHSVNTAFGALRRLIPTRPADRRLSKVETLRLAASYISHLANVLLLQQRRQAEGTAAAQPCPPPCPPPCPPPGAGAPRPICTFCLSDQRQRHREGERPLSGPALSGH encoded by the exons ATGAAGGCcgccgggggggcggcggcggcgggagcgggcggcgggcggcggcggcgacggggaggcggcggcggcggcggcggcggcggcggagggggggggggaggaggacgGCGGGCGGCGGCGAACGCCCGGGAGCGGGACCGCACTCACAGCGTCAACACGGCCTTCGGCGCCCTCCGCCGGCTCATCCCCACCCGGCCGGCCGACCGCCGGCTCTCCAAGGTGGAGACGCTGCGCCTGGCCGCCAGCTACATCTCGCACCTGGCCaacgtgctgctgctgcagcagcggcGGCAGGCCGAGGGAACGGccgctgcccagccctgcccgccgccctgcccgccgccctgcccgccgcccggCGCCGGGGCCCCGCGGCCCATCTGCACCTTCTGCCTCAGCGACCAGCGGCAGCGG CACCGAGAAGGAGAGAGACCGCTGTCCGGTCCGGCCTTGAGCGGACACTGA